The proteins below are encoded in one region of Paenacidovorax monticola:
- the pgi gene encoding glucose-6-phosphate isomerase: MDMEVQGDIRGDRVRCDHTRAWSALQAHFGQAGRTFDVRDAFAADPGRYAAFSQEAPHVFADLSRNRVDGATEALLFALARECGLEAYRDAMFAGAQVNSTEQRAVLHHLLRNPAVAQEGQAQGASEFIANAERDVEATRSAMLAYAESVRADAQITDIVSIGIGGSGLGPAMVVAALEDIGTPGKRVHFVSNVDGMELGTVLRGLRPQNTLFLVASKTFTTAETMVNAHAAREWFLSLGGSTEADAPLPLARHFAALTTNIEAARAFGITTTFGFWDWVGGRFSLWSAIGLPIAIAIGAEAFGALLAGAHAMDQHFRHAPLERNLPVRLGLLDVWYRNFHGFTSRCIAPYSHGLRRLSAYLQQLEMESNGKGVDWQGRALPYATSPVVWGEPGTNGQHAFFQMIHQGHDVIPVEFIVLRRGGRDLPGHHPRLVANALAQAQALMTGRHCDDGHRHFSGNRPSSVLLLEQLDPASLGALIALYEHRVFVSGMLWGINSFDQWGVELGKQLATNIEPRLASGDVAGLDGATAGLLQRLRAGPVR, translated from the coding sequence ATGGACATGGAGGTGCAAGGCGATATCCGCGGCGACCGCGTCCGCTGCGACCACACCCGGGCCTGGAGCGCGTTGCAGGCGCATTTCGGCCAGGCGGGCCGCACTTTCGACGTGCGCGATGCCTTCGCAGCCGATCCCGGCCGCTATGCCGCGTTCAGCCAGGAGGCGCCCCATGTGTTCGCCGACCTTTCGCGCAACCGCGTGGACGGCGCCACCGAGGCCTTGCTGTTCGCCCTGGCGCGCGAGTGCGGGCTGGAGGCCTACCGCGATGCGATGTTCGCCGGCGCGCAGGTCAACTCGACCGAACAGCGGGCCGTGCTGCACCATCTGTTGCGCAATCCGGCTGTGGCGCAAGAGGGGCAGGCGCAAGGTGCTTCTGAATTCATAGCGAATGCGGAGCGCGACGTGGAAGCCACGCGCAGCGCCATGCTGGCCTATGCCGAGTCCGTGCGCGCCGACGCGCAGATCACCGACATCGTGAGCATCGGCATCGGCGGTTCCGGCCTGGGGCCGGCCATGGTGGTGGCCGCGCTCGAGGACATTGGCACGCCGGGCAAGCGCGTGCACTTCGTGTCGAACGTGGATGGCATGGAGCTGGGCACCGTGCTGCGCGGCCTGCGGCCGCAGAACACGCTGTTCCTCGTGGCGTCCAAGACCTTCACCACGGCCGAGACCATGGTCAATGCGCATGCCGCGCGCGAGTGGTTCCTGTCCCTGGGGGGCAGCACCGAGGCCGATGCGCCCCTGCCGCTGGCGCGCCATTTTGCTGCGTTGACCACCAACATCGAGGCAGCGCGTGCCTTCGGCATCACCACCACCTTCGGCTTCTGGGACTGGGTGGGTGGGCGCTTCTCCCTGTGGTCGGCCATCGGCCTGCCCATCGCGATCGCCATTGGCGCAGAGGCCTTCGGCGCGTTGCTGGCGGGTGCGCATGCCATGGACCAGCATTTCCGCCATGCACCGCTGGAGCGCAACCTGCCCGTGCGGCTGGGGCTGCTCGACGTCTGGTACCGCAATTTCCACGGCTTCACGAGCCGCTGCATTGCGCCCTACAGCCACGGCCTGCGCCGCCTGTCGGCCTACCTGCAGCAGCTCGAGATGGAGAGCAACGGCAAGGGCGTGGACTGGCAGGGGCGGGCGCTTCCCTATGCGACCTCGCCCGTGGTCTGGGGCGAGCCGGGCACGAATGGGCAGCATGCGTTCTTCCAGATGATCCACCAGGGGCACGACGTGATTCCGGTGGAGTTCATCGTGCTGCGCCGGGGCGGGCGCGACCTGCCGGGCCACCATCCGCGCCTGGTGGCCAATGCCCTGGCCCAGGCTCAGGCGCTGATGACGGGCCGCCACTGCGATGACGGGCACCGCCATTTCTCGGGCAATCGACCGAGCAGCGTGCTGCTGCTGGAGCAGCTCGACCCGGCCTCGCTGGGTGCGTTGATCGCGCTCTACGAGCACCGGGTGTTCGTGAGCGGCATGCTCTGGGGCATCAACAGCTTCGACCAATGGGGCGTGGAGCTGGGCAAGCAGCTCGCCACCAACATCGAGCCCCGCCTCGCCTCGGGCGATGTGGCGGGCCTTGACGGCGCCACGGCCGGCCTGTTGCAGCGGCTGCGCGCGGGGCCGGTGCGCTAG
- a CDS encoding Wzt carbohydrate-binding domain-containing protein — translation MFPQLPSDIAWSRPVAAGKPLFAVRILDSNGCDTVAVRLGDTIRVRIYFQGGGEVERLRLVLALKNRYDQIVNSTSSRRLGFMQIVSTERDWSAFDFEMDLRLEAGQYSLRVGFSSESLVSNRGVELDTTDWFGPLEVRWDYENESAPFLGMFGLPVRGALA, via the coding sequence GTGTTCCCGCAATTGCCGTCAGACATCGCCTGGTCCCGCCCCGTGGCGGCTGGCAAGCCGCTTTTTGCTGTGCGCATCCTGGATTCGAACGGCTGCGATACGGTCGCTGTGCGCCTGGGCGATACGATTCGGGTGCGGATCTACTTCCAGGGAGGGGGGGAGGTCGAGAGGCTGCGTTTGGTGCTTGCCCTCAAGAACCGCTATGACCAGATCGTCAACTCCACCAGTTCCAGAAGGCTTGGGTTCATGCAGATTGTGTCGACCGAACGAGACTGGTCGGCATTCGATTTCGAGATGGATCTGCGCCTCGAGGCCGGGCAGTATTCGCTGCGGGTCGGCTTTTCGTCCGAGTCACTGGTGTCGAATCGCGGAGTGGAGCTGGACACGACCGACTGGTTCGGGCCGTTGGAGGTCCGTTGGGACTATGAGAACGAGTCCGCACCCTTTCTTGGGATGTTTGGGCTGCCGGTGCGCGGCGCACTGGCCTGA
- the groL gene encoding chaperonin GroEL (60 kDa chaperone family; promotes refolding of misfolded polypeptides especially under stressful conditions; forms two stacked rings of heptamers to form a barrel-shaped 14mer; ends can be capped by GroES; misfolded proteins enter the barrel where they are refolded when GroES binds), translating into MAAKDVVFGGEARARMVEGVNILANAVKVTLGPKGRNVVLERSFGAPTVTKDGVSVAKEIELKDKLQNMGAQLVKEVASKTSDNAGDGTTTATVLAQAIVREGSKYVAAGLNPMDLKRGIDKAVTALVAELKKASKATTTSKEIAQVGSISANSDESIGQIIADAMDKVGKEGVITVEDGKSLQNELDVVEGMQFDRGYLSPYFINNPEKQAALLDNPFVLLFDKKISNIRDLLPTLEQVAKAGRPLLIIAEEVEGEALATLVVNTIRGILKVVAVKAPGFGDRRKAMLEDIAILTGGKVIAEEVGLSLEKVTLADLGQAKRIEVGKENTTIIDGAGAAADIEARVKQIRIQIEEATSDYDREKLQERVAKLAGGVAVIKVGAATEVEMKEKKARVEDALHATRAAVEEGIVAGGGVALLRARQAAGAIKGDNADQDAGVKLILKAIEAPLREIVYNAGGEPSVVVNEVLNGKGNYGFNAANDTYGDMIEMGILDPTKVTRTALQNAASVASLLLTTEAMVAEAPKDEAAAPAMPDMGGMGGMGM; encoded by the coding sequence ATGGCAGCAAAAGACGTAGTTTTCGGCGGCGAAGCCCGCGCACGCATGGTTGAAGGCGTGAACATCCTGGCCAACGCCGTCAAGGTGACCCTGGGCCCCAAGGGCCGCAACGTGGTGCTCGAGCGCTCGTTCGGCGCCCCCACCGTGACCAAGGACGGTGTGTCCGTGGCCAAGGAAATCGAACTCAAGGACAAGCTGCAGAACATGGGCGCCCAGCTCGTGAAGGAAGTGGCCTCCAAGACCAGCGACAACGCTGGTGACGGCACCACCACCGCCACCGTGCTGGCCCAAGCCATCGTGCGCGAAGGCTCCAAGTACGTGGCCGCTGGCCTGAACCCCATGGACCTCAAGCGCGGCATCGACAAGGCCGTGACGGCCCTGGTCGCCGAGCTGAAGAAGGCCTCGAAGGCCACCACCACCTCCAAGGAAATCGCCCAAGTGGGCTCGATCTCCGCCAACTCCGACGAATCCATCGGCCAGATCATCGCTGACGCCATGGACAAGGTCGGCAAGGAAGGCGTGATCACCGTGGAAGACGGCAAGTCCCTGCAGAACGAACTCGACGTGGTCGAGGGCATGCAGTTCGACCGCGGCTACCTCTCGCCCTACTTCATCAACAACCCCGAGAAGCAGGCTGCCCTGCTGGACAACCCCTTCGTGCTGCTGTTCGACAAGAAGATCAGCAACATCCGCGACCTGCTGCCCACGCTGGAGCAAGTGGCCAAGGCCGGCCGTCCCCTGCTGATCATTGCCGAAGAAGTCGAAGGCGAAGCCCTGGCGACCCTGGTGGTCAACACCATCCGCGGCATCCTGAAGGTCGTGGCCGTCAAGGCTCCGGGCTTCGGCGACCGCCGCAAGGCCATGCTGGAAGACATCGCCATCCTGACCGGCGGCAAGGTCATCGCTGAAGAAGTGGGCCTGTCGCTCGAGAAGGTCACGCTGGCCGACCTGGGCCAAGCCAAGCGCATCGAAGTGGGCAAGGAAAACACGACGATCATCGACGGCGCCGGCGCCGCTGCTGACATCGAAGCCCGCGTGAAGCAGATCCGCATCCAGATCGAAGAAGCCACCAGCGACTACGACCGCGAGAAGCTGCAAGAGCGCGTGGCCAAGCTGGCCGGCGGCGTGGCCGTGATCAAGGTCGGCGCTGCCACCGAAGTCGAAATGAAGGAAAAGAAGGCCCGCGTGGAAGACGCGCTGCACGCCACTCGCGCTGCCGTGGAAGAAGGCATCGTGGCCGGCGGCGGTGTGGCCCTGCTGCGTGCCCGCCAGGCGGCTGGCGCCATCAAGGGTGACAACGCCGACCAGGACGCTGGCGTCAAGCTGATCCTGAAGGCCATCGAGGCCCCTCTGCGCGAAATCGTCTACAACGCCGGCGGCGAGCCCTCGGTGGTGGTGAACGAAGTGCTGAACGGCAAGGGCAACTACGGCTTCAACGCCGCCAACGACACCTATGGCGACATGATCGAAATGGGTATCCTGGACCCGACCAAGGTGACCCGCACCGCACTGCAGAACGCCGCTTCCGTGGCCTCGCTGCTGCTGACGACCGAAGCCATGGTGGCCGAGGCTCCGAAGGACGAAGCCGCTGCACCCGCCATGCCCGACATGGGCGGCATGGGTGGCATGGGCATGTAA
- the ada gene encoding bifunctional DNA-binding transcriptional regulator/O6-methylguanine-DNA methyltransferase Ada: MQGKTSSALQALGDARWAAVQARDPAADGQFVYAVKTTGIYGRPSSAARLPRRENVEFFDSAEAAEAAGYRPSTAADHTAVVARHTEIVARACRQIEAAETPPSLDALARVAGLAPHHFHRVFKAATGLTPKAYATAQRAQRLRESLAQADATITSAIYGAGFNANSRFYESSDRVLGMRARDYRAGGANTAIRFAVGECTLGAIVVAQSERGVCAILLGDDPEQLVRDLQDQFPQARLIGGDAAFEQRVAQVVGFVEAPRLGLQLPLDIQGTAFQERVWQALREIPAGETASYADIARRIGQPRAVRAVAQACGANHLAVAIPCHRVVRSDGGLSGYRWGVERKRALLLREQVQASA; encoded by the coding sequence ATGCAAGGCAAGACCTCTTCGGCCCTGCAGGCCCTGGGCGACGCGCGCTGGGCCGCCGTGCAGGCGCGCGACCCGGCGGCCGACGGGCAGTTCGTGTACGCCGTCAAGACCACCGGCATCTATGGCCGCCCCAGCAGCGCAGCGCGCCTGCCCCGGCGGGAGAACGTGGAGTTCTTCGATTCGGCCGAGGCCGCCGAGGCGGCAGGCTACCGCCCCAGCACGGCCGCAGACCACACGGCCGTGGTGGCCCGGCACACGGAGATCGTGGCCCGTGCCTGCCGCCAGATCGAAGCCGCTGAAACGCCGCCCAGCCTGGACGCGCTGGCCCGGGTGGCCGGCTTGGCGCCGCACCATTTCCACCGGGTGTTCAAGGCTGCCACGGGGCTGACGCCCAAGGCCTATGCCACGGCGCAGCGGGCACAGCGCCTGCGCGAGAGCCTGGCGCAGGCCGATGCCACGATCACGAGCGCGATCTACGGCGCGGGCTTCAACGCCAACAGCCGTTTCTATGAGTCTTCCGATCGCGTGCTGGGCATGCGGGCGCGGGACTACCGTGCCGGAGGTGCCAACACCGCGATCCGCTTTGCCGTGGGCGAGTGCACGCTGGGTGCCATCGTGGTGGCGCAGAGCGAGCGCGGCGTATGCGCGATCCTGCTGGGCGACGACCCGGAGCAACTGGTGCGCGATCTTCAGGACCAGTTCCCGCAGGCCCGGCTCATCGGCGGCGATGCGGCCTTCGAGCAGCGCGTGGCCCAGGTCGTGGGTTTTGTCGAAGCGCCCCGGCTGGGCCTGCAATTGCCGCTGGACATCCAGGGCACGGCTTTCCAGGAGCGTGTCTGGCAGGCCCTGCGCGAGATCCCCGCGGGCGAGACCGCGAGCTACGCCGACATCGCGCGGCGCATCGGGCAGCCCCGGGCCGTGCGCGCCGTGGCCCAGGCCTGCGGCGCCAACCACCTGGCCGTGGCCATCCCCTGCCACCGCGTGGTGCGCAGCGACGGCGGCCTCTCGGGCTACCGCTGGGGGGTGGAGCGTAAGCGGGCGCTGTTGCTGCGCGAGCAGGTGCAAGCCAGCGCATGA
- a CDS encoding ABC transporter permease, which translates to MAGFLNDGWALREQGMKHLGLIVELVRREFAGRYQGSLGGMLWALIHPLFLLSIYTLVFGVVLKTRWEGGGGTFGYALYLFAGLIIFNAFSECLLKAPAMIVGNQNFVKKVVFPLEVLPLVSAIVALLHATIGIAVWLVCCIVLFGVPKATMLLFPLVFLAMLPLLLGVGWIFSALGVMLRDTGQVVAIISHVLLFVTPIFYSVDNIPEPLQSALALNPLTYLVGWIRGMLLVGAVPGVLEVTIYMVLSLAFAYGALCFFRRLRPLFADLI; encoded by the coding sequence ATGGCCGGATTCCTGAATGACGGATGGGCGCTGCGAGAGCAGGGCATGAAGCACCTCGGCCTGATTGTCGAACTGGTCCGGCGTGAGTTCGCGGGGCGCTATCAAGGATCGCTGGGTGGCATGCTGTGGGCGCTGATCCATCCATTATTTCTTCTGTCCATCTACACCCTGGTTTTCGGCGTTGTTCTGAAAACCCGCTGGGAGGGCGGTGGCGGGACCTTCGGGTATGCGCTATACCTTTTTGCCGGCTTGATAATATTCAATGCATTTTCAGAATGCCTCCTGAAAGCCCCGGCAATGATCGTGGGAAATCAGAACTTCGTGAAAAAAGTGGTTTTCCCGTTGGAAGTGCTGCCATTGGTGAGCGCGATCGTCGCGTTGCTGCATGCCACCATCGGCATCGCCGTCTGGTTGGTTTGCTGCATCGTGTTGTTTGGCGTGCCAAAGGCCACCATGCTCCTTTTTCCCCTGGTATTTCTTGCCATGCTTCCTCTGTTGCTGGGGGTTGGCTGGATTTTTTCTGCCTTGGGCGTGATGCTGCGTGATACGGGGCAGGTTGTGGCCATCATCAGTCACGTATTATTGTTCGTCACGCCGATATTTTATTCGGTAGACAATATTCCCGAACCATTGCAATCGGCCCTGGCATTGAATCCGCTCACCTATCTGGTGGGGTGGATTCGTGGCATGTTGCTTGTGGGCGCTGTGCCGGGAGTGCTCGAGGTCACCATTTATATGGTGTTGAGCCTTGCTTTTGCATATGGCGCGCTCTGTTTTTTCAGGCGCTTGCGGCCATTGTTTGCGGATTTGATCTGA
- a CDS encoding 2OG-Fe(II) oxygenase, producing MDDADTVERVMDGMRGRIDALDWRGIECALDDGGHAVLPGLLEPAQCVALAGLYAQAGRFRSRVVMERHGFGQGEYQYFGYPLPGVVQGLRTAIYPRLVPIANRWAALLRTEARYPATHAEFLDRCHAAGQLRPTPLLLQYTAGDYNCLHQDLYGEQVFPLQLAVLLSRPGEDFEGGEFVLTQSRARRQTRAEVVPLRQGDAVLFAVHDRPAQGLHAPVKVAMRHGVSQVRAGKRHTLGIIFHDAR from the coding sequence ATGGACGATGCAGACACGGTGGAGCGGGTGATGGACGGGATGCGTGGGCGCATCGATGCGCTGGATTGGCGCGGTATCGAATGCGCGCTGGACGACGGCGGGCACGCGGTCCTGCCCGGGTTGCTGGAGCCGGCGCAGTGCGTGGCGCTGGCGGGCCTGTACGCGCAGGCCGGGCGGTTCCGCTCACGCGTGGTGATGGAGCGCCACGGCTTTGGCCAAGGGGAGTACCAGTACTTCGGCTACCCGCTGCCCGGGGTGGTGCAGGGCCTGCGCACGGCGATCTATCCGCGCCTTGTGCCGATCGCCAACCGCTGGGCCGCGCTGCTGCGCACCGAGGCGCGTTACCCCGCCACCCACGCGGAGTTCCTGGACCGCTGCCATGCCGCGGGGCAGCTGCGCCCGACGCCGCTGCTGCTGCAGTACACGGCGGGCGACTACAACTGCCTGCACCAGGACCTGTACGGCGAGCAGGTGTTTCCGCTCCAGCTCGCGGTACTGCTGTCGCGCCCGGGCGAGGATTTCGAGGGCGGTGAATTCGTGCTCACGCAGTCCCGCGCGCGCCGCCAGACGCGTGCCGAGGTGGTGCCGCTGCGCCAGGGCGATGCCGTGCTGTTCGCCGTGCACGACCGGCCCGCGCAGGGCCTGCACGCCCCCGTGAAGGTGGCCATGCGCCACGGCGTGAGCCAGGTCCGCGCCGGAAAGCGCCACACCCTGGGGATCATCTTCCATGATGCCCGGTAG
- a CDS encoding co-chaperone GroES produces MNLRPLHDRVIVKRLENETKTASGIVIPDNAAEKPDQGEVLAVGPGKKNDQGVVSPLGVKVGDRVLFGKYSGQTVKVGGDELLVMKEDDLFAVVEK; encoded by the coding sequence ATGAACCTTCGTCCCCTGCACGATCGCGTGATCGTCAAGCGCCTCGAAAACGAAACCAAGACCGCCTCTGGCATCGTGATCCCCGACAACGCCGCCGAGAAGCCCGACCAGGGTGAAGTGCTGGCCGTGGGCCCGGGCAAGAAGAACGACCAAGGCGTGGTGTCGCCCCTGGGTGTGAAGGTGGGCGACCGCGTCCTGTTCGGCAAGTACAGCGGCCAGACCGTCAAGGTGGGCGGCGACGAGCTTCTGGTCATGAAGGAAGACGACCTGTTCGCGGTTGTCGAGAAGTAA
- a CDS encoding mannose-1-phosphate guanylyltransferase/mannose-6-phosphate isomerase — protein MTSQHLLPVILCGGSGTRLWPLSRETYPKQFLALNGDGCSMLQDTATRLDGLTPDIPKAPPLVICNGEHRFLAAQQLHEAGIAGARLVLEPAGRNTAPALTLAALAADAQAILLAMPADHIVNHAERLHQAVASAWPLAREGAMVTFGIVANRPETGYGYIQKGQAMDGTDAFAIQSFEEKPSLELAQSYIASGNYLWNSGLFMVRADQWLQAMAALQPAMLQACRTAMDRSSRDMDFIRPHGEAFAACPADSIDYAVMEHLPGNDALGIPARVVPLDAGWSDLGAWDALWDVLPHDDQGNAHAGQTLSINTRDSLLFSETRLVAAVGVENLVVVETADAILVADKFKTQDVKKIVAELKAQKRSLASTHRKVHRPWGWYDSIDDGPRFQVKRIVVNPGARLSLQMHHHRAEHWIVVKGTAQVTNGDKTFLLGENESTFIPLGHVHRLVNPGKVPLEIIEVQSGSYLGEDDIVRFEDNYGRIPE, from the coding sequence ATGACCTCTCAACATCTGCTTCCCGTCATTCTCTGCGGCGGTTCGGGCACACGCCTATGGCCCCTTTCGCGTGAAACCTATCCCAAGCAATTTCTGGCGCTCAACGGTGACGGCTGCTCCATGCTGCAAGACACGGCAACGCGTCTGGATGGGCTGACCCCCGATATCCCTAAGGCCCCACCGCTCGTCATATGCAATGGAGAGCACCGATTCCTAGCGGCCCAGCAGCTGCATGAGGCCGGCATTGCGGGCGCGCGGCTGGTACTGGAGCCCGCAGGCCGTAACACCGCACCTGCCCTGACCCTGGCAGCCCTCGCCGCGGACGCGCAGGCCATCTTGCTGGCCATGCCCGCGGACCACATCGTGAACCATGCTGAACGTTTGCACCAAGCCGTGGCAAGCGCATGGCCCCTGGCAAGAGAAGGTGCCATGGTCACCTTCGGCATCGTGGCCAACCGTCCCGAAACCGGATATGGCTACATCCAGAAGGGTCAGGCCATGGACGGCACCGACGCGTTCGCCATCCAGAGCTTCGAGGAAAAGCCCAGTCTTGAACTGGCACAGTCATATATTGCCAGCGGCAACTACCTGTGGAACAGCGGGCTGTTCATGGTGCGAGCCGACCAGTGGCTCCAGGCCATGGCCGCATTGCAGCCCGCCATGCTGCAAGCCTGCCGCACCGCCATGGACCGCAGCAGCCGGGACATGGACTTCATCCGCCCGCATGGCGAGGCCTTTGCCGCCTGCCCGGCCGACTCCATCGACTATGCCGTGATGGAGCACCTGCCGGGCAATGACGCCCTCGGAATACCCGCCCGTGTCGTCCCGTTGGACGCAGGCTGGTCCGATCTGGGGGCCTGGGACGCGCTGTGGGACGTGCTGCCGCATGATGACCAAGGCAATGCGCACGCCGGTCAGACCTTGAGCATCAACACCCGTGACAGCCTGCTGTTTTCTGAAACACGCCTGGTTGCTGCCGTGGGGGTGGAGAACCTTGTTGTGGTGGAAACCGCTGATGCCATCCTGGTTGCCGACAAATTCAAAACCCAGGATGTGAAAAAAATTGTGGCGGAGTTGAAGGCACAAAAGCGCAGCCTGGCCTCTACGCACCGCAAGGTGCATCGCCCCTGGGGTTGGTACGACAGCATCGACGACGGCCCGCGCTTCCAAGTCAAGCGCATTGTCGTCAACCCTGGCGCGCGGCTCAGCCTGCAAATGCATCACCACCGGGCTGAGCACTGGATCGTGGTGAAAGGCACGGCGCAGGTCACCAACGGCGACAAGACATTCCTGCTGGGCGAAAACGAATCCACATTCATCCCCCTGGGCCATGTCCATCGCCTGGTCAACCCTGGGAAAGTGCCTCTGGAGATCATTGAAGTCCAGTCCGGAAGCTACCTGGGTGAGGATGACATCGTCCGCTTTGAAGACAACTATGGCCGGATTCCTGAATGA
- a CDS encoding DUF2304 domain-containing protein → MASLQATTALMGIGLAALILYLIRRDHLYLMHGLFWVMIAGAAAVLGAWPGLIDRMARWVGFSYPPALLLLLACVVLVVKALHADMVNTRIERDVRRLNQRLALLEADIETLRNTAVQPGLVATDTTCP, encoded by the coding sequence ATGGCATCCTTGCAAGCAACCACGGCACTCATGGGAATCGGGCTGGCCGCACTGATCCTCTACCTGATACGCCGTGACCATCTTTATCTGATGCATGGCCTCTTCTGGGTCATGATCGCCGGGGCTGCGGCTGTGCTGGGAGCATGGCCAGGTCTGATCGACCGCATGGCGCGCTGGGTCGGATTCAGCTATCCGCCGGCGTTGCTCCTATTGCTGGCCTGCGTGGTGTTGGTGGTCAAAGCTCTCCATGCGGACATGGTCAACACCCGTATCGAGCGTGATGTACGGCGGCTGAACCAGCGCTTGGCATTGCTGGAGGCCGACATTGAGACTCTTCGCAATACGGCGGTGCAACCCGGCCTAGTCGCCACCGACACAACCTGCCCATGA
- the alkB gene encoding DNA oxidative demethylase AlkB, protein MPGSQTPPEAGPLQADLFGAPDAPGTREALGPQSVVLRGFALPDVPALLPAMQAVVQAAPLRHMVTPGGLAMSVALTNCGPLGWTSDRHGYRYADRDPLSGQPWPPIPVPFLALARAAAQAAGFEGFEPDACLVNRYVPGTRLSLHQDRDERSFAHPIISVSLGIAAVFLFGGLKRADRPARVPLFHGDVVVWGGVDRLRYHGVAPLKPAEHPLLGAQRINFTFRKAG, encoded by the coding sequence ATGCCCGGTAGCCAGACGCCGCCAGAGGCCGGCCCGTTGCAGGCCGATCTGTTTGGCGCGCCCGACGCACCGGGCACGCGCGAGGCGCTGGGGCCCCAGTCCGTCGTCCTGCGCGGTTTCGCGCTGCCCGACGTGCCGGCCCTGCTGCCAGCTATGCAGGCGGTGGTGCAGGCCGCGCCGCTGCGCCACATGGTCACGCCGGGCGGGTTGGCCATGTCGGTGGCGCTCACCAACTGCGGCCCCCTGGGCTGGACGTCGGACCGCCACGGCTACCGTTATGCCGACCGGGACCCTCTCTCGGGCCAGCCCTGGCCGCCAATTCCCGTGCCCTTCCTGGCGCTTGCGCGCGCGGCCGCGCAGGCCGCAGGCTTCGAGGGCTTTGAGCCCGATGCCTGCCTGGTGAACCGCTATGTTCCGGGCACGCGACTGAGCTTGCACCAGGACCGTGACGAGCGCAGCTTCGCGCACCCGATCATCTCGGTCTCGCTCGGTATTGCGGCGGTCTTTCTGTTCGGTGGGCTCAAGCGCGCTGACAGGCCTGCCCGCGTACCCTTGTTCCATGGCGATGTAGTGGTCTGGGGCGGCGTGGACCGCCTGCGCTACCACGGCGTGGCGCCGCTCAAGCCTGCCGAGCACCCGTTGCTGGGTGCGCAGCGCATCAACTTCACTTTCCGCAAGGCGGGGTAG